One Apodemus sylvaticus chromosome 23, mApoSyl1.1, whole genome shotgun sequence genomic window carries:
- the LOC127673976 gene encoding vomeronasal type-1 receptor 4-like gives MDLRTMTVGIVFFLQMALGILGNFSLLFYYLIIYYKEHTLKKIDLLLIHVFTSNVLIILSKGIPEVVRAFGWKQSFSDVGCKLTFYFQRLARNMSISTTCFLSVFQAITISPRNSCLKEYKTKTTKFIGLSISLCWILFFLVNMLFPIYTATNRNKKNKTQKRDFEFCHSIGRDKLVAIIYTAFCVFPEVLFSLLIVCSSAFMIVILYGHKKRVQHILHTHTSLRNSVENKATQTILILVCTFLAFYTLSSILQGYISLSDNPSWWVMNITAIISMCFPTLGPFVMSRNFTFSRFCFNFMRN, from the coding sequence ATGGACTTGAGGACCATGACAGTTGGAATAGTGTTCTTCCTTCAGATGGCACTTGGTATTCTGGGaaacttctctctgcttttctactACCTAATCATTTACTACAAGGAACACACATTGAAGAAAATAGATTTGCTTCTTATACATGTATTCACATCCAACGTCTTGATTATTCTCTCCAAAGGAATCCCTGAAGTAGTGAGAGCTTTTGGATGGAAGCAGTCATTCAGTGATGTTGGATGCaaacttactttttattttcaaagactaGCCAGGAATATGTCCATTAGCACCACCTGTTTCTTGAGTGTCTTTCAGGCAATCACAATCAGCCCCAGAAACTCCTGCTTGAAGGAATATAAAACCAAAACTACAAAGTTCATTGGCCTGTCAATTTCTCTCTGCTGGATCCTTTTCTTTCTAGTAAATATGCTTTTCCCCATCTATACAGCTACCAAtaggaataagaaaaataagacacaaaagagagactttgaattttgccACTCTATAGGTCGTGACAAACTAGTAGCTATAATATATACAGCATTTTGTGTATTTCCTGAAGTTCTATTTTCTCTGCTCATTGTATGTTCCAGTGCTTTTATGATTGTCATTCTTTATGGACACAAGAAGAGGGTTCAACACATTCTCCACACTCATACCTCCCTCAGAAATTCTGTTGAAAACAAAGCAACACAGACCATCTTGATTCTGGTTTGCACATTTCTGGCATTTTATACTCTCTCTTCAATTTTACAAGGCTATATTTCTCTTTCAGATAATCCCAGTTGGTGGGTAATGAATATCACAGCCATAATTTCTATGTGTTTTCCTACATTAGGCCCATTTGTGATGAGTCGCAATTTCACTTTTTCCAGATTCTGCTTTAACTTcatgagaaattaa
- the LOC127673974 gene encoding vomeronasal type-1 receptor 2-like — MLKARTDLRNLTIGIVLLFQTALGILGNFFLLFAYLIIYFNEHTLKVIYRIFIHVFISNSLTIISVGIPAACGAFGWNLGFSHFGCKLLSYVQRLARSVSISTTCVLSVFWVITINPRNYCWKEFKIKTTKFVGLYICLSWILLMLVNMLFPVYTTTNRNLENVTQMGDFHFCYSVGRDKTVDLLYIAFCMFPEVLFSVLLVCSSIFMIVILYGHKKRVQHTLHAHASIRTSAEIRAIQNILILVCTFLVFYTLSSILLGYIALLDNPSGWLMNITAIISMSFPTLCPFVIGHDFTVSRFCFT, encoded by the coding sequence atgttgaaagcCAGAACGGACTTGAGAAACTTGACAATTGGAATAGTGCTCTTATTTCAGACAGCACTTGGTATTCTAGgaaacttctttcttcttttcgcCTATCTAATCATTTACTTCAATGAACATACTTTAAAGGTCATATATAggatttttatacatgtgttcatATCCAACTCCTTGACTATTATCTCTGTTGGAATCCCTGCAGCATGTGGAGCTTTTGGTTGGAATTTGGGATTTAGTCATTTTGGATGCAAGCTTCTTTCTTATGTTCAAAGACTTGCCAGGAGTGTGTCTATCAGCACTACCTGTGTCCTGAGTGTTTTTTGGGTAATCACCATCAACCCCAGGAACTATTGCTGGAAGGAATTTAAAATCAAAACTACAAAGTTTGTGGGCCTATATATTTGCCTTAGTTGGATCCTGTTGATGCTAGTAAATATGCTTTTCCCTGTCTACACAACTACCAATAGGAATTTAGAAAATGTGACACAAATGGGTGATTTTCATTTCTGCTACTCTGTAGGCCGTGACAAAACAGTAGATTTATTGTATATAGCATTTTGTATGTTTCCAGAAGTCTTATTTTCTGTACTCCTTGTCTGTTCCAGCATCTTTATGATTGTCATACTTTATGGACACAAGAAGAGGGTTCAACACACCCTTCATGCTCATGCGTCTATCAGAACCTCTGCTGAAATCAGAGCTATACAGAACATCCTCATTCTGGTTTGCACATTTCTAGTATTTTATACTCTCTCTTCCATTTTACTAGGCTATATTGCTCTTTTAGATAATCCCAGTGGGTGGTTGATGAATATCACAGCCATAATTTCTATGTCTTTTCCTACATTATGTCCATTTGTGATAGGTCATGATTTTACAGTTTCTAGATTCTGCTTTACCTGA